Proteins encoded by one window of Lycium barbarum isolate Lr01 chromosome 11, ASM1917538v2, whole genome shotgun sequence:
- the LOC132617627 gene encoding ribonuclease 3-like protein 3 — MKSQNLQLAKKIRKQLTLDDDNHVLRERFVEEITAYKFKNPNLLHQAFTHGSFQHCASNDRLEYLGDSVLNQLIAKEHYFAYPDLDSGGLTDLRRNNVDTEKLARVAIKYNLHDFLRHTMPMPLFKGQVEEFRDATLEYPLHSAGRIDPPKVLADIVESLIGAIYIDSNFSMDTTWQAVKDLLQPLITPATLEIHPFTKFNELCQKKRLRVKYVDDLWEKTGEIEVFVDGKFVAKGKFSGKKEIALNRAAYNAYYQVVKNLSVEVTIE, encoded by the exons ATGAAATCACAAAACCTTCAGTTAGCCAAAAAAATTAGAAAGCAATTAACACTTGATGATGACAATCATGTTCTCCGGGAGAGGTTCGTGGAGGAAATAACAGCATACAAATTCAAGAATCCCAACTTGTTACATCAAGCTTTTACTCATGGTTCCTTCCAACACTGCGCATCTAACGATAGATTGGAGTATTTAG GTGACTCTGTTCTGAATCAGTTAATAGCAAAGGAACATTATTTTGCTTATCCTGATCTAGATTCTGGGGGGCTCACGGACTTGAGAAGGAATAATGTAGATACTGAAAAACTTGCTAGAGTCGCCATCAAATACAATTTGCATGACTTTTTACGTCACACGATGCCGATGCCTTTATTTAAAGGACAA GTAGAAGAATTCAGAGATGCTACATTAGAGTACCCATTGCATTCAGCAGGTCGCATTGACCCCCCTAAAGTTCTTGCAGATATAGTTGAATCTTTGATTGGTGCCATCTATATTGATTCCAATTTCTCCATGGATACAACTTGGCAG GCGGTAAAAGATTTGTTGCAGCCTCTAATTACTCCAGCTACACTTGAGATTCACCCCTTTACGAAATTTAACGAGCTATGTCAGAAGAAGCGATTGAGGGTTAAATATGTTGATGATTTATGGGAGAAAACTGGAGAAATTGAAGTTTTTGTTGATGGAAAATTTGTTGCGAAGGGAAAATTTAGTGGAAAGAAAGAAATTGCACTAAATAGGGCTGCATACAATGCATATTACCAAGTTGTCAAAAATTTGAGTGTGGAAGTCACTATTGAATGA